GACTTACTGCCGCGGCGGATGGTTCAGGCCGTGGCTGTGGCTGCGACCGCTGGTCGCGGTTGGGGTGGGTGCGCCCCAATACGAAAATGGCTACACTGTAACTTAAACCGCTCTAGTGCCTCGCTGATGCCGTCTGCTCCGCCACGGCTTCCGCCTGGTAGCGATGTCCCTGCACCTCATAGCCAACCACCGTTACCGCCGGAGCCAGCATGACGATCACCAGGCACGTGGCCATGCCCACTCCCAGACTTGCCGCAATCACCGCCACTACAATCACTCCCAGCGTCCCTGTCAGTAGCAAGATGTGCAGGAGCTCAAAGCGTCGCACGATGTAGTAATAGAGGGCATAGACCCCCGCCAGAAACACCGCCACTGGGATCGCTACAGTGAGCACGGTCGCCACCGCCCCGATATGCGCCTTGTTCTCAATGAAATAGGCGGCGGTATGCAATCCGGCACCCGTCGCCACGATCGAGGCGATGACCAGTATCTGGCCATAGCCCCACACAAAGGAGCGCTCGCGATGAGTATGCAGGATCTGGGCGGAAGGCAGCATGTAATACACCCACCACATGCCAAAGGTCAGCCCCGTGCCGGCCATGCCGACCAAGGCGGTGTCCATGGTCCATCCATGCTCCTCAACCACTGCCGACAACGTCGCGACCGTGCCCACCACCCCCTCTCCCAGCGCAATGATGGCGAACAAACTGTAGCGCTCGGCAATGTGATGCGCATGCCAGGGCGTTCCTCCGTCCCTGCGCTCTGCGATGTAAGGCCCGAGCATCTCGACGGTGGCAAGTATCACCGCAAAGACCACGGATACTCCCACGGAAAAATCCAGGAAAATCTGCACCAGCCAGCCCACCTGCGCCACCGAGATGGCCGTGACATAGGTGAGACAGGCGCGACGCCGGGCGGGATCCTGTTTCGCGGCGCGCAACCACTGGGTCACCATGGCCACCCGCATGATCACATAGCCGAGCACCATCGTCGAGTTATCGAGATGATGGCCATGCTCGATGGAGGCGAACATCGGCGGCAGACCAATCGCAAGCACGAGCACACCAATCATCTGCACCATGGTCACCACCCGGAAAATCCAGTCGTCCGTGTCATAGGCTGAGGAAAACCATGAAAAGTTAATCCACGCCCAACTGATGGCGAAACTCGCAAATCCAAAACCAAGCAGACCAGCGCCGTAGTGCGCCTCAGCCATCGCATGGGCAAACTGGGATGCCGCCAGGCCAAATGCGATCACGAAGGTCAGATCGAAGAGAAGCTCCAGCGGGGTGGCCACTCGATGCGTCTCGTGTCGGTCACGCCCTCCCATGCGCCTCCTGTGGTGACTCAGGGATTCAGGACTTGCCGGCTCGCTGCTGCTCATAGTCTGGGGGTCAAGGTACTGCGAACGACGTAGATCCGGTATTGCACGGCGGCAAGGAAGATGAGAGACCGCCTCAGCCCTCTCTGCCCGGAATCGTACCGGCGGCCGTGGGTGCACCGGGGTGCGTTTTCCCGGCCTGCCCTGCATTTCTCCCGGGCAACTCCCCGCCCTTCCATTTCGTAACGTAATTTATTCCTGCACACTGAAAAATGTGCTGTAGAGTCGTATCCCGTTTCATGCAGCAGCCTGCGCTCAGACTTGCCCTCCTCACCTTCGCGACGATTCTCGTCAGCGGATGCGCGGAGCAGTTTGCCACGCACCTGGTGCAGACAAACTGGGGTACCCCGGTGCAGATGCCACATAGGAGGCCCTCCTCCCATCAGGCCGGCACGGAGTCCAGCGGGGAGCAGGTTGCAGGCTCCTATTGGAGCGAAAAGCAAAAGCGCAAGCAGACCGGTGCCGCCTGGCACTTCGCCAAGGTGAAGCCCTTCTGCCTCGCCAGCGCTCCGGCAGTGACGCCCGAACGGGATGAGGCTCTGGCCCCAGCTTGCGTCTATGAATTACTCAGGAACCGCATCGACGACAGACGCGTCGTGCGCACCAGCGACTACTGCCGCGAACGCGTCGGGTAAAGGGAAAGCCCAATGGGCCCAATCGCCATCGGCTGAGACGGATCCCTCGTGATTCATCCAACCTTCGCCGGAATTCTGGGCCCGGACCATGCGGGAAATGCACCGCCCCACGGTGTGCTGAGCCGGGCATTTTAGATGCCACAGAGCAATCGACAGCACACCCATCGCCGGTTCCATGGGATCAGCGAGGCACCGGGGTTCCCGCCGGTTTTTTACGATGGCGAACTGCCGTCCGCGTGACTTGCGCGGCCCCGGTTTTCAGTCAACCTACCCTCCCATTTCTCCACCCCTTTCCCTATCTCAGTCATGTTTGAATGGATTCTAAAGAAGATCATCGGCACGAAAAACCAGCGTGCTGTCAAAAGACTCTGGCCCGTCGTCCACGAGATCAACAAGCACGAAGAAGCCCTCAAGGGACGCCCTGAGGAATACCTTCGTGAGCGTACTGCCCAGTTTCAGGAACGTTTCCGCGCCTTCCACGAACCGCACTTCCTTGCCGGCGTATGGCTGCGTATTGCTGACGAAGAACAGGTGGACGCCTGCCTCCGTGAAGTTGGCGAAAAGTTCGTCCGTCTGAAGGATCATTTCCCATCCCTGGACCAGTCCCTGGTGGAGGAACGCTCCTGGTCTGGTGAGTCACTCGACAAGAAGAAGGCCCGCATCGAGAAGGCCCGCGAAGCTTATGTGGAAATCGCCCCGCGTTTCGCAGAAGTCGAAAAGACCATTCTCGATGAGATCCTGCCCGAGGCCTACGCGGTGGTGAAGAATGCCGCGCGCCGTCTTTGCGGCCAGGAGATCCTGGTGAGCGACCAGCCGCTGACCTGGCAGATGGTGCACTTCGACGTGCAGCTCATCGGTGGCACCGCCCTGCATCGCGGCATGATTGCAGAAATGGCCACGGGTGAAGGCAAGACCCTCGTGGGCACCCTTCCCGTCTATCTCAATGCGCTTACCGGACGTGGCGTGCACGTCATCACGGTGAACGACTACCTCGCCCGACGTGACTCCGAGTGGATGGGCACGCTGTACAAGTTCCTTGGCCTCACCGTGGGTTGCATTCAGAACGACCAGGCGCCGGATGTGCGCCGCCAGCAGTACCAGGCGGATATCACCTACGGCACGAACAGTGAGTTCGGCTTCGACTATCTGCGCGACAATGGCATGGCCCGCAGCAAGGACCACCAGGTGCAGCGCGGCCACTACTTCGCCATCATCGACGAAGTGGACTCCGTGCTCATCGATGAAGCCCGTACGCCGCTGATCATCAGCGGTCCCGTGGCCACCGCCAGCTCCCACCAGTATGACCGCTTCAAGCCGCTCGTGGAGCAGCTCGTGCGCCGGCAGAATGCGCTCTGCACCCGCCTCGCCACGGAAGCCAATGAACACTTCGAGAAGGGCGAGACTGACCTCGGTGGTCGCAAGCTCTTCCAGGTGCGCCTCGGCCAGCCGAAGAACCGCGCCCTCCTGCGCGCCATGGAGGACCCGGACAAGCGCAGGGCCATGCAGAAGAGTGAGCTCAGCTTCTACCAGGACACGCAGAAGACCGAGCTCTTCGCCCTGAAGGAGGAGCTCTATTACACCATCGAAGAGAAAACCCACGACGCTGACCTCAGCGAAATGGGCCGCTCCTTCCTGAATCCCGATGATCCCGATGCCTTCGTGCTGCCAGACCTGGCCAGCGCCTATGTGGACATCGACAATGACACCAGCCTGAGCGACTCCCAGAAGCAGCAGAAGCGCCAGGACACGCAGGCCAGGCTCGACGTCGCAGGTCAGCGCATCCACAACATCAGCCAGCTGCTCCGCGCCTACTGCCTCTACGAAAAGGACAAGGAATACGTGGTGCATGACAACAAGGTCATCATCGTGGATGAAAACACGGGCCGTGAGATGCCTGGACGCCGTTGGAGCGATGGCCTGCACCAGGCCGTGGAAGCCAAGGAAGGCGTGCACATCGACCAGGAAACCCAGACGCTGGCGACCATCACGATTCAGAACTACTTCCGTCTGTATCAAAAGTTGGGCGGGATGACCGGTACTGCCGAGACGGACGCCGCAGAATTCCATGACATCTATGGACTCGACG
The Roseimicrobium gellanilyticum DNA segment above includes these coding regions:
- the secA gene encoding preprotein translocase subunit SecA — encoded protein: MFEWILKKIIGTKNQRAVKRLWPVVHEINKHEEALKGRPEEYLRERTAQFQERFRAFHEPHFLAGVWLRIADEEQVDACLREVGEKFVRLKDHFPSLDQSLVEERSWSGESLDKKKARIEKAREAYVEIAPRFAEVEKTILDEILPEAYAVVKNAARRLCGQEILVSDQPLTWQMVHFDVQLIGGTALHRGMIAEMATGEGKTLVGTLPVYLNALTGRGVHVITVNDYLARRDSEWMGTLYKFLGLTVGCIQNDQAPDVRRQQYQADITYGTNSEFGFDYLRDNGMARSKDHQVQRGHYFAIIDEVDSVLIDEARTPLIISGPVATASSHQYDRFKPLVEQLVRRQNALCTRLATEANEHFEKGETDLGGRKLFQVRLGQPKNRALLRAMEDPDKRRAMQKSELSFYQDTQKTELFALKEELYYTIEEKTHDADLSEMGRSFLNPDDPDAFVLPDLASAYVDIDNDTSLSDSQKQQKRQDTQARLDVAGQRIHNISQLLRAYCLYEKDKEYVVHDNKVIIVDENTGREMPGRRWSDGLHQAVEAKEGVHIDQETQTLATITIQNYFRLYQKLGGMTGTAETDAAEFHDIYGLDVLSIPTNRIVQRKDSNDAIFKTRREKFNSVLKLIQERHAAGQPLLIGTASVETSETVSRLLKLQKIPHSVLNAKYHRQEAEIVARAGQRGAVTVSTNMAGRGTDIKLGEGVAELGGLFVVGTERHESRRVDRQLRGRCARQGDPGQSKFFISFEDDLMRNFGAAERMTKIMERFGMEEGQELEHPWLNKSVETAQKRVEQRNYLSRKRVLEYDDVMNNQRDVVYTYRNEVLTSPDPRLLLDEVVEKAIPAKVEEFVPKEKSGDEPPAYEALLNWANNTFPLGITEKEAALETKDFDGICQFLIERIKRAYDLKTTGVLPQLLQESERIILLEAIDELWQEHLYAMDGLREGVHLRSYGQKDPLVEFKQEAYVMFEELMGNIQNRALGNLFRSHERLQMFMEHLRQSMMRARQEGPDTQSVQSPRPQAAAASEGEEGGEPVEQGPRITIPLKREVPKVGRNDPCPCGSGKKYKSCCGRAA
- a CDS encoding low temperature requirement protein A, whose product is MGGRDRHETHRVATPLELLFDLTFVIAFGLAASQFAHAMAEAHYGAGLLGFGFASFAISWAWINFSWFSSAYDTDDWIFRVVTMVQMIGVLVLAIGLPPMFASIEHGHHLDNSTMVLGYVIMRVAMVTQWLRAAKQDPARRRACLTYVTAISVAQVGWLVQIFLDFSVGVSVVFAVILATVEMLGPYIAERRDGGTPWHAHHIAERYSLFAIIALGEGVVGTVATLSAVVEEHGWTMDTALVGMAGTGLTFGMWWVYYMLPSAQILHTHRERSFVWGYGQILVIASIVATGAGLHTAAYFIENKAHIGAVATVLTVAIPVAVFLAGVYALYYYIVRRFELLHILLLTGTLGVIVVAVIAASLGVGMATCLVIVMLAPAVTVVGYEVQGHRYQAEAVAEQTASARH